GGCCGACAACCGCAAAGGAGAGACCCGCCGATTGATCCGGCCCCAGCCAGAGTGGCGGGAGATCGAGCAGGAGACCGAGTTCGCAGCGACCGGCTGGTGGTGGCAGCGCACCAAGAACACCGGGATCCACTCCCAGCCCACCGAGGCCGCCCTAAAAGAGGTCTTCTCCCGGGCCCTCTACTGGTGTCCCTATGGCCGGCCAGGTGACACCCTGGTCTTTTCCGAGGCCCTGGTCCAGGAGGGCGACCTGGCCACCTATGAGATGGACGGCCGCAAGGTGGAAGTGGATCCCGCCATTGCCGAAGAGCTGGGCCTCAAGCTGCACGAGGAAAAGTGGCTAAAGTGGCGGTGGAGTAAAGACCGCCTGCCTTCTATCTTCATGCCCATGTTCGCGGCCCGGGTCCGGGTGCCCCACCAGGGCGCGGAGGTGCAGCGGCTCCGAGAGATCACCTTTGACCAGTCCCTCAACGAAGGCATCATGAGTTACCCGGATTACTCGGCCGATCCTACCGAGGAAGACTGGGCCTTCCTGGAAGCCGATCCCTACCGAGAGATCTTCACCAAGCCGCACCCGGAATATGACGATTCGGACGGCATGGACCAGGGCTTCATTGACATGTTCCGCTTCTACTACTTCAAGCTCTGGGATCGGATGCACGGCGATGGAGAGCATGACCACCGAGCCAACCCTTGGATCTGGCGGATCTGTTTCCCCCGCAGGGAAGAGGTTGACCCTGAGTGGCGCAACATCGCGCCCCTGGAAAAGGTTGGGCCGTAAGCATCATGGACACCAGTTCCCTCCTGGAAACACCCCCCAAGCTGCAGGGCTGGATCCGCGGTCTAAAGGCCGCCGCCGAGGCCTCGGGCCTCGGCATCAAGACGCTCAAAAAGCTAGCCGGCAAGGGCGAGATCTGGGCCTACCAAAACCCAGAGCACGGACGCGGCCGGGCCAAGGGCGGTGATGGGGAGTGGTTCTTCCACGGCCCCAGCCTCCATGAGTATCACCTACGCAAATCAGGCCTCTTGGAGCTGCAGGAGGCCGCTCTTGACGCCATCAACCGCGCCGGGCTATGACCATGGGCATGAAGCCATTTAAGCGCGGCAAACGGTGGTACGTCCGCTGGTGGGAAAACGGGAGGGATCATCGCCAGTCCCTGGGGCCCAAGGTCAGGACCGAGGCCCAGGCCCAGAAGGTGGTGGACGAGATGGACAAGGCCCGGCGCAATCGCCGGCTTGGCCTCATGGACCCATCGCGCATCAAGCTGGGCTCAGCCATTGAGGAATACCTGGCCACCCTGGGCGGGCGCACCAAAGACGGCTCCTGGGCCGGCCAGGTGGCCGAGGCCACCCACAGCCGCTATGAGTGCTCCCTACGGGCCCTCAGGGACTTTGCCGGACCTGGTTGCCTGCTCCGATCCCTGACCTCCCGCAAGCTCTCTACTTTTGCCGCCCACCGCCTGGCCGCCGGCGTCACGCCGGCCGGAGTCAACGCGGATCTGCGCGCCGCCCGGGCCTTCCTACGCAAAGCGGCCCGTTGGGAGTGGATAGAGCGCGCCCCTGAGATCGACATGATCAAGGAGCCCAAACGCCTCCCCCGCCACCTGACGCCCGACCAGGTGGAGGCCCTGCTCAAGGCCGAGCAGGATCCCGAACGCCGGCGCTTGTGGATCTTCCTTTTCTGGACTGGCTGCCGTCGGGCAGAGGCCCACTCCCTTCACTGGGAGGACATCACCTGGGAGCCCAAGCCGGCCGCCATGGTCACCGGCAAGGGCGACAAGCAACGCATGGTGCCTCTGCTCCCCAAGGCGGTGGAGGCCCTGGGGGAGCGCAAGGACGTGGGCCCGGTCTTCGCCTTCCACGTGGCCGGCCGAGGCCGTAACCGCAAGCACGCTGTAGCGGTGCACCCGGACACCCTCACCCATTGGTTCAAGGCGGCCGCCCGCCAGGCTGGCCTGGAGATCCCCCGCCTGCATGACCTC
This region of Desulfarculaceae bacterium genomic DNA includes:
- a CDS encoding tyrosine-type recombinase/integrase; this encodes MKPFKRGKRWYVRWWENGRDHRQSLGPKVRTEAQAQKVVDEMDKARRNRRLGLMDPSRIKLGSAIEEYLATLGGRTKDGSWAGQVAEATHSRYECSLRALRDFAGPGCLLRSLTSRKLSTFAAHRLAAGVTPAGVNADLRAARAFLRKAARWEWIERAPEIDMIKEPKRLPRHLTPDQVEALLKAEQDPERRRLWIFLFWTGCRRAEAHSLHWEDITWEPKPAAMVTGKGDKQRMVPLLPKAVEALGERKDVGPVFAFHVAGRGRNRKHAVAVHPDTLTHWFKAAARQAGLEIPRLHDLRHTAITYMLSRGVPARIVQEVVGHAQLSTVMHYSRAVVADLYDELYKAFHE